The proteins below come from a single Corynebacterium glyciniphilum AJ 3170 genomic window:
- a CDS encoding dipeptidase: MTENNTLTAESARAAVAEQMPWLQQALTDLVAFRSVHSTPGLEKDNAGAAQWVTDAFRAEGIPVEPHTTTDGSVSVIGVRDAAEGWPTVLLYSHYDVQPASDVDNWTSSPWSLTERNGRWYGRGAADCKGHVVMHLAVLRALNALIDSGDLDDETATALSSIGIRVVVEGSEERGGYGLEDLLSSNPELFAADTFLIADSGNDALGVPAVCTALRGTAPVTVRLRTLEQPMHSGQFGGAAPDALLSLIRLLATLHDDDGLVAVDGLTSEARWEGRGPDETTFRADAGVLDGVDVLGAAQGLNPNDLTISRPSITVTGLDSLSVADSVNAVVADAGAVVSLRIPPGMDPKDGQDALIRHLESHVPHNARISIERESLASPFSADTSGPALKLLSQALADAYGADETAEIGSGGSIPLSNALLEKYPNAELALFGIEEPSCRIHSADESVDPTEIAAIGTAELLFLARSGALAT; encoded by the coding sequence ATGACCGAGAACAACACTCTCACCGCAGAATCCGCACGCGCGGCAGTCGCCGAACAGATGCCGTGGCTGCAGCAGGCGCTCACCGACCTCGTCGCCTTCCGCTCCGTGCACTCGACCCCGGGCCTGGAGAAGGACAATGCCGGTGCGGCCCAATGGGTCACCGACGCCTTCCGCGCGGAGGGGATCCCGGTGGAACCGCACACCACCACCGACGGGTCAGTGTCGGTCATCGGTGTCCGCGACGCGGCCGAAGGCTGGCCCACCGTCCTCCTCTACTCCCACTACGACGTGCAACCGGCCAGCGACGTCGACAACTGGACCTCCTCCCCGTGGTCGCTGACCGAGCGCAACGGGCGCTGGTACGGACGCGGTGCCGCCGACTGCAAGGGTCATGTGGTCATGCACCTCGCCGTCCTGCGCGCACTCAATGCCCTCATCGACTCCGGTGACCTGGATGACGAGACGGCGACCGCTCTGTCGAGCATCGGCATCCGCGTCGTCGTCGAAGGTTCCGAGGAGCGCGGCGGGTACGGTCTCGAGGACCTGCTGTCGTCCAACCCGGAGCTCTTCGCCGCCGACACCTTCCTCATCGCCGACTCCGGCAACGACGCCCTCGGCGTCCCGGCCGTCTGCACGGCCCTGCGCGGCACGGCACCGGTCACCGTCCGACTGCGGACTCTCGAGCAGCCGATGCACTCCGGGCAGTTCGGCGGCGCGGCCCCGGACGCCCTGCTCTCCCTGATCCGGCTGTTGGCCACCCTGCACGACGATGACGGACTCGTCGCCGTCGACGGACTGACCTCCGAAGCCCGTTGGGAAGGACGTGGACCCGACGAAACCACCTTCCGCGCGGACGCCGGTGTTCTCGACGGCGTGGACGTCCTCGGTGCGGCGCAGGGCCTCAACCCCAACGACCTGACGATCTCCCGGCCGTCCATCACCGTCACAGGACTGGACTCACTCTCCGTCGCGGACTCCGTCAACGCCGTCGTCGCTGACGCCGGAGCCGTGGTGAGCCTGCGCATCCCGCCGGGAATGGACCCGAAGGACGGGCAGGACGCCCTGATCCGGCACCTGGAATCCCATGTGCCGCACAACGCCCGAATCAGCATCGAGCGCGAATCCCTGGCCTCACCCTTCTCCGCGGACACCTCCGGACCTGCACTCAAACTGCTCTCACAGGCCCTCGCGGACGCCTACGGCGCGGACGAGACCGCCGAGATCGGATCCGGCGGCTCGATCCCCCTGAGCAACGCCCTCCTCGAGAAGTACCCGAACGCTGAACTCGCCCTGTTCGGCATCGAGGAACCGTCCTGCCGAATCCACTCGGCCGACGAATCCGTCGATCCCACGGAAATCGCCGCGATCGGCACCGCCGAACTGCTGTTTCTTGCCCGCTCGGGGGCGCTGGCCACCTAG